One Oncorhynchus keta strain PuntledgeMale-10-30-2019 chromosome 22, Oket_V2, whole genome shotgun sequence DNA window includes the following coding sequences:
- the LOC127910821 gene encoding putative protein FAM47C, producing MVHSPELPETVQRPEPHETVQRPEPPETVHKPEPTETVQRPEPPETVQRPEPRETVQRPEPPETVQRPEPHETVQRPKPPETSPEPPEMVRGRRSGASRDGRRYGSSGDDPRSGASGDDPRTRASIEDEVSASGVVTLPRTGAATNVQGRVLLQAEEGR from the exons atggtccacagtccggaacttCCTGAGACGGTCCAGAGACCGGAACCTCATGAGACGGTCCAGagaccggaacctcctgagacggtccacaaaCCGGAACCTACTGAGACGGTCCAGagaccggaacctcctgagacggtccagaGACCGGAACCTCGTGAGACGGTCCAGagaccggaacctcctgagacggtccagaGACCGGAACCTCATGAGACGGTCCAGAGACCgaaacctcctgagacg agcccggaacctcctgagatggTCCGCGGTCGGAGGTCCGGAGCCTCCCGCGACGGTCGGCGGTATGGttcctccggcgacgatccacggtccggagcATCCGGCGACGATCCCCGCACCAGAGCCTCCATTGAAGATGAGGTATCCGCGAGCGGAGTGGTTACTTTGCCtcgcaccggagccgccaccaatg TGCAGGGGCGGGtcctcctgcaggcagaggagggtcGTTAG